In the Paenibacillus sp. FSL H7-0357 genome, one interval contains:
- a CDS encoding sensor histidine kinase: MTNTTSGKAVTKLYPVRHYVKVMLLISFSVLVLDLAISIASIFIVKQQSTRYLQDTADLYINRINHDFAYINHYMGWTLANDESLNTMNAFRINSIEFLKANENLHKRFTELQKNYGLEYNFFYYLKNQSYFLNCALISVTYTDYRELKKQIISYIDDKELYEKFYSKWTPVLVNGKYYVINIVPYYNRYLIGLISADHLIRPLRQINLGANGYASLVDESGISLTSPVSNSGKVLQNNDGVFNRLQPRTTISSEFTSTTFSAEMVIKFGAFEKIMIAQLLIMLLFFIVTSTICVVMLFFKRRVLGPIQSFSENLARINEDGQPADLKSSKLIELEQANDQFKDLVEQIKTFKIAMYEQELEKQQIQLDYMKQQIKPHFFLNCLTSIYSMAQIQMYQEIEDMAMSTSKYFRYLFQNGENFVPLENELEHVRMYLEIQRQRYRDAFIYHIELAEQAGTVMIPPLVLQTFIENSIKYAISRDSEVQIKLTVRRCVNEEEDTELTIIQISDTGPGFPPEVLEKLHSGLPLDQTKGTHIGIMNTLKRLEYLYAKKAAVSFSNLPEGGAVITLTLPDQPDLSSGMERSL, encoded by the coding sequence ATGACCAATACAACTTCAGGTAAAGCAGTAACCAAACTGTACCCTGTTCGTCATTATGTGAAAGTTATGCTTCTGATTTCATTCTCCGTGCTTGTTCTGGATTTGGCAATCAGCATCGCTTCTATTTTTATCGTCAAGCAGCAGTCCACAAGGTATTTGCAGGATACCGCTGACCTCTATATCAACCGGATCAATCATGATTTTGCTTACATTAATCACTATATGGGCTGGACACTGGCCAATGATGAAAGCCTCAACACGATGAACGCTTTCCGGATCAACAGCATCGAGTTCTTAAAAGCAAATGAAAACCTGCATAAACGGTTCACCGAGCTGCAGAAAAACTACGGACTGGAGTATAACTTCTTCTACTATTTAAAGAATCAGTCCTACTTTCTGAATTGCGCACTGATCAGCGTGACCTATACCGACTATCGGGAGCTCAAGAAACAGATCATTTCCTATATAGATGATAAAGAGCTGTACGAGAAGTTTTATTCCAAATGGACGCCTGTCCTCGTAAACGGCAAATATTATGTGATCAACATTGTTCCCTATTATAACCGCTATCTCATCGGTCTCATCTCGGCGGATCATCTGATCCGCCCGCTGCGCCAGATCAATCTGGGAGCCAACGGTTATGCATCCCTGGTGGATGAGAGCGGCATCAGCCTTACCAGCCCGGTCTCCAACAGCGGAAAAGTGCTTCAGAACAATGATGGCGTTTTCAATCGGCTGCAGCCCCGTACCACGATCAGCAGTGAATTCACGAGTACAACGTTCAGCGCTGAGATGGTTATTAAATTTGGAGCCTTTGAGAAAATCATGATCGCCCAGCTGCTCATTATGCTGCTGTTCTTCATAGTCACCTCAACGATATGTGTCGTTATGCTCTTTTTCAAACGAAGGGTACTTGGCCCGATCCAAAGCTTCTCCGAGAATCTGGCACGCATTAATGAAGACGGGCAGCCGGCGGATCTGAAGAGCAGCAAGCTTATTGAGCTGGAACAGGCAAATGACCAGTTCAAAGACCTGGTGGAGCAGATCAAAACATTTAAAATTGCCATGTACGAGCAGGAACTGGAGAAACAGCAAATCCAGCTGGACTATATGAAGCAGCAGATTAAACCGCATTTTTTCCTTAACTGCCTGACCAGCATTTACAGCATGGCGCAAATTCAAATGTATCAGGAGATCGAAGATATGGCGATGTCGACCTCCAAGTATTTCCGTTATTTGTTCCAGAACGGCGAGAATTTTGTTCCGCTGGAGAATGAACTTGAGCATGTGCGGATGTATCTGGAAATTCAGCGTCAACGTTACCGGGATGCCTTTATCTATCATATCGAGCTGGCTGAACAGGCTGGCACCGTGATGATTCCTCCGCTCGTGCTGCAAACCTTCATTGAGAACTCCATTAAATATGCGATTTCCAGAGATTCGGAAGTGCAGATTAAGCTTACCGTCAGACGTTGCGTGAACGAGGAAGAAGACACTGAGCTGACTATTATCCAAATTTCTGACACCGGACCGGGCTTTCCGCCGGAGGTTCTGGAGAAACTTCATTCCGGATTGCCGCTGGATCAGACGAAAGGCACACATATCGGCATCATGAACACCCTTAAGCGCCTGGAATACCTTTATGCTAAAAAAGCGGCCGTCAGCTTCTCCAATTTGCCGGAAGGCGGCGCTGTTATCACGTTGACCCTGCCGGATCAGCCGGATCTATCATCAGGAATGGAGAGAAGCTTATGA
- a CDS encoding response regulator transcription factor, translating to MNILLVDDDYYVIAALQKKIDWKMLNIETVYTANNVAQAREILEKHSVQILISDIEMPQGSGLELLAWIREQNYSIQAILLTNYADFNYAQKAIELQSFEYFLKPIEFDKLMLIIQKAVVRAAEQQSNEQAIRGGYFWQKNQAKNLEHFWRKLVSSSTSFPLKPGDIAHAIEEQNLSYQMEDLLQPILFNLFPHNGSMGKEEKGLFDFALLNVLYELLNHPGFSIESILEVKDYNWIAILKWNDPPEDAGVLRAFSASFIQKANPYLKCDVCCNIGLPGTLNKVGVILKQLLNMDEELTKCRNQTFSVEEYSRQNKPLYLPPDLAHLEELLNQNKLADFLGESISHLNHMLSNKAIDTSVLGLFRLDIVQLVYSFLKLKGIQAHKLYTGKTNDQLLMHSLSSIEDMEEYLKYLVNTAMEYRDFAAQPTSIAEEIKEHIHKHYGDDLTRNDLAEIVYLNPDYLARLFKRETGVSLGSYVIQVRIAAAKHLLETTHMSVYTIANKTGYNNYSYFSKLFKQEVGLSPNEYKKEQQAPPALHNYKV from the coding sequence ATGAATATATTACTTGTGGATGATGACTATTACGTAATTGCCGCCTTGCAGAAGAAAATAGATTGGAAGATGCTGAATATCGAAACTGTGTATACGGCCAATAACGTGGCGCAAGCGCGGGAAATTCTGGAGAAGCATTCGGTGCAAATTCTGATATCGGACATCGAAATGCCGCAGGGGAGCGGACTGGAGCTTCTGGCGTGGATTCGTGAGCAGAATTACAGTATTCAAGCCATCCTGCTTACCAATTATGCTGATTTCAATTATGCGCAGAAGGCCATCGAATTGCAAAGCTTTGAGTATTTTCTCAAGCCAATCGAATTTGACAAGCTGATGCTAATCATTCAAAAAGCTGTCGTGCGGGCAGCGGAGCAGCAAAGCAACGAGCAGGCGATTCGGGGCGGTTACTTCTGGCAAAAGAATCAAGCGAAAAATCTTGAGCATTTCTGGCGCAAGCTGGTCAGCAGCAGCACCTCCTTCCCGCTTAAACCGGGGGACATCGCCCATGCAATTGAAGAGCAGAACCTGTCCTATCAAATGGAAGATCTCCTGCAGCCCATATTGTTCAACCTATTTCCCCACAATGGAAGCATGGGCAAAGAAGAAAAAGGCCTGTTTGATTTTGCGCTGCTGAATGTGCTGTACGAACTGCTGAACCATCCGGGCTTCTCCATAGAAAGCATCCTGGAAGTTAAAGACTATAACTGGATCGCCATATTAAAATGGAACGACCCGCCGGAGGACGCCGGGGTGCTCAGAGCGTTCAGTGCCTCTTTTATCCAAAAAGCCAATCCCTACTTAAAATGCGATGTCTGCTGCAATATCGGCCTGCCTGGCACACTGAATAAGGTCGGTGTTATTCTCAAACAACTGCTGAATATGGATGAAGAGCTGACCAAATGCCGCAACCAGACCTTCTCCGTGGAAGAGTACTCCCGGCAAAATAAACCACTCTACCTTCCGCCGGATCTGGCACATCTGGAGGAGCTGCTTAATCAGAACAAGCTTGCCGATTTTCTTGGAGAATCCATCTCGCATCTGAACCATATGCTGAGCAACAAAGCTATCGACACCTCTGTCCTGGGCTTGTTCCGGCTGGATATTGTGCAGCTTGTGTATTCCTTCTTGAAGCTGAAGGGGATACAGGCGCATAAATTGTATACCGGCAAAACCAATGATCAGCTGCTGATGCATTCGCTGAGCTCCATTGAGGATATGGAGGAATATCTGAAGTATCTGGTCAACACCGCCATGGAATACCGCGACTTTGCCGCACAGCCCACTTCCATTGCCGAAGAGATCAAGGAGCATATCCATAAGCATTACGGGGATGATCTGACGCGCAATGACTTGGCGGAAATCGTCTATCTCAATCCGGATTATCTGGCCCGGCTGTTCAAGAGAGAGACCGGCGTCTCCCTCGGCAGCTATGTCATTCAAGTCCGGATCGCAGCCGCCAAGCACCTGCTGGAAACGACCCATATGTCCGTCTATACCATTGCCAATAAAACAGGGTACAACAACTACTCCTATTTCTCCAAGCTGTTCAAACAAGAGGTCGGCCTCTCACCCAACGAATATAAAAAGGAACAGCAGGCGCCGCCAGCACTGCATAATTACAAAGTATAG
- the fabZ gene encoding 3-hydroxyacyl-ACP dehydratase FabZ codes for MFDIKRIKELIPHRYPFLLVDRVIELEEGKRAVAIKNVTVNEPFFTGHFPEYPVMPGVLIVEALAQTSGIAMSSSEEDSNRIGLLTGIDNCRFKRQVKPGDQLRLEFEVTRVKGQIVKGNGTATVDGELVCQAEIMFAFSSK; via the coding sequence ATGTTTGATATTAAGAGAATCAAGGAGCTAATCCCGCACCGATATCCATTTCTGTTGGTCGATAGAGTCATCGAGCTTGAAGAGGGGAAACGAGCGGTAGCGATTAAAAATGTGACGGTTAATGAGCCGTTCTTCACGGGACATTTTCCCGAGTACCCGGTTATGCCGGGGGTGCTCATCGTTGAGGCCTTGGCACAGACCAGTGGCATTGCCATGTCCAGTTCAGAGGAAGACAGCAATAGAATTGGACTATTGACGGGCATCGACAATTGCCGTTTCAAACGTCAAGTAAAGCCGGGGGACCAATTGCGGCTCGAATTCGAAGTTACCCGGGTGAAGGGACAGATTGTCAAAGGCAACGGAACCGCCACCGTCGACGGAGAACTGGTCTGCCAGGCGGAGATCATGTTTGCCTTCAGCAGCAAATAA